One part of the Raphanus sativus cultivar WK10039 chromosome 7, ASM80110v3, whole genome shotgun sequence genome encodes these proteins:
- the LOC108815808 gene encoding EP1-like glycoprotein 1, whose protein sequence is MKLQLYILLATALTIATVSVVIAQVPPEKQFRVLNEPSYAPYIMEYNADYRFLSSENQSFFTNPFQLMFYNTTPSAYVLALRVGTRRDLDYPRWIWDANRNNPVGDNSTLSLGRDGNLALAELDGQVKWQTNTANKGVTGLQILPNGNMVLHDKNGKFVWQSFDHPTDTLLVGQSLRLNGVNKLVSRTSDMDGSDGPYSMVLSNKGDLTMYVNKTGQPLAYGGWPYEDYRGTVTFAVRREFDNLTEPSAYELLLEPAPQPNPGNNRRLLQSRPSDILSKINYNGTISYLRLGSDGSLKAFSYFQPATYMEWEESFAFFSRNFVRPCGLPSFCGEFGYCSRGMCVGCPTPKGLFAWSETCSAPKTTGFCGGRNKGKTVNYFKIVSVEHFNGPYVNDGQGPASVNECKAKCDRDCKCLGYFYKEKDKKCLVAPLLGTLIKVANTSSIAYIKY, encoded by the coding sequence ATGAAGCTACAATTATATATCTTGCTAGCCACGGCACTTACCATTGCCACTGTTTCAGTGGTTATAGCCCAAGTCCCTCCCGAGAAACAATTCAGAGTCCTCAACGAACCATCCTACGCCCCATACATCATGGAGTACAATGCTGATTACCGTTTCCTCAGTTCAGAGAACCAGAGCTTCTTTACCAACCCTTTCCAGCTCATGTTTTACAATACCACCCCTAGCGCCTACGTGTTAGCTCTCCGAGTCGGAACCAGGCGTGACTTGGACTACCCACGTTGGATCTGGGACGCAAACCGGAACAACCCGGTCGGAGATAACTCTACTCTCTCGCTCGGGCGCGATGGAAACCTCGCGCTCGCTGAGTTAGACGGCCAAGTAAAGTGGCAGACCAACACGGCCAACAAAGGCGTCACCGGGTTACAGATCCTGCCCAACGGAAACATGGTGCTACACGACAAAAACGGCAAGTTCGTTTGGCAGAGTTTCGACCATCCGACCGATACGCTTCTTGTAGGCCAGTCGCTAAGACTTAACGGAGTTAACAAACTCGTCAGTCGTACATCCGATATGGACGGCTCGGATGGACCGTACAGCATGGTGCTTAGCAACAAAGGTGATTTAACCATGTACGTTAACAAAACTGGACAGCCGTTAGCTTACGGTGGATGGCCGTACGAGGACTACCGCGGCACGGTCACGTTCGCCGTTAGAAGAGAGTTCGATAACTTAACGGAGCCGTCAGCTTACGAGCTCCTCCTAGAGCCAGCTCCACAACCAAACCCTGGTAATAACCGCAGGTTACTCCAATCCCGGCCCTCAGATATCCTAAGCAAAATTAACTACAACGGAACTATCTCGTATCTAAGACTCGGTTCAGACGGGAGCCTCAAGGCCTTCTCCTACTTTCAGCCGGCTACGTATATGGAATGGGAAGAGAGTTTTGCCTTCTTCTCCAGGAACTTCGTCCGTCCATGTGGCTTGCCGTCGTTCTGCGGCGAGTTTGGGTATTGCAGCCGAGGAATGTGCGTTGGGTGCCCTACACCGAAAGGTTTGTTCGCTTGGAGCGAGACATGCTCGGCACCAAAAACGACTGGGTTTTGCGGCGGGAGAAACAAGGGTAAAACggtaaactattttaaaatagtcaGTGTTGAGCACTTTAATGGTCCGTATGTTAACGATGGACAAGGGCCAGCTTCTGTAAACGAATGCAAGGCGAAATGCGATCGTGATTGCAAGTGTTTGGGTTACTTTTACAAGGAGAAGGACAAGAAATGTTTGGTCGCTCCTCTTCTTGGTACGCTCATTAAAGTCGCCAACACCTCTTCTATTGCTTATATCAAATATTAG